The following nucleotide sequence is from Drosophila kikkawai strain 14028-0561.14 chromosome 2L, DkikHiC1v2, whole genome shotgun sequence.
ATCAGGTAACATTTACAAgcaaatgtatttaaatgcaaaatgttatttaatatttacctTTGATTTAATTGCAATAACATAATTCCTGAGAGTTCCtttcatttgaaaattaaatcaaattattcaatttaattctATCTTCCAAGCTGTTTATTGTTTGTCACAGGTTGCCTTCtcattaatttgtatttaaccAGACGAAGTAAGGTCAATAGACAATTTCGAGAGTAGGCTTACTGACACCCAACCCCCAATATATGGAGGATTACAATGAGGGACTCACAAATTCGCGACAAATTTGATAATGAGTTGTATATATTCGCAATTAATTGCAAGTCAAACATCGCAACAACTGCCGGTCACGCACAGCTAGAGCACAAAAAAGAGGAGATTCGAAAGCCCACGAACTGTTTGGGGCTGCATACAAATCGGTGCCACGCCCACCTATCGCCTAATCAGCAAACACATGTGCGCTCCATAATTACATTGCAGCGGCAGATACGTGACGCGCCCAGGCCACTGAAACCCAAAATTAAGAGCAATGCAacggcagaggcagcggcaACATCGGTGCAACATGGCTGGCAACAGCAACACTATTGCCAGCCAATATCTCGTGCATTATTTCCCCAGAAATAAGCTACGAGCTCCGGCAGAGCAAAGGTGTCGCATAGCTGAATCAGTTGCGTGTTTCGAGGGGATTAGATATGAGCAGATTCTCGCAGGGCAGTCACCCAAATGGGTTGCAGTGACTTTTCCCAAGCGTTGCAGTGATTAGGGGGAATTTCCAAATGTTTgctgaattaatttaatttgactttgttaatgcaattaattaaagtgATTACATACGATGTAGCTCATAAATCTGTGAGAGCATATTTTCCACATTATTACTAATccttattataaattatttggctctaaaaaaaaaattgaatcaATAACGAATAATTTCATAGAATTAGtttccaaataaatttattgggCAATTGACAGGCAGAAATCTGTTACACTAAGAGGATTAAAATCGAGTCAAATTTTAACTATTCAATCGTAAACAACACTTAAAAAGTGATTTATATAACATTAATTCATTATATAACagtaattcaattttaaatattagtttatatattGTGATATTGTGTGATAAGGCGCAAGGAGAcatttctattattattaatttttaaattaggtTTTTATTCTATTCCATTTCAAGAAGCATTCATAAATTTCGTTATGActatattataatttccttATTCCTTTCCATTTTCTACGAATTATAGGTGCACTTACTCATGACATTAGATATTTAAGTATCCTTATTTGCATTACTATTACTTACCCATCTTTCCCCCACAACAGTTTTCACATTTCCCCCTAATCATCCTTACTTAAAATTCAGCAGAACCCTCGAGTATTATTTGCTGTACCCCAGTTGGTAGCCCTTTCAGTCAGTGTTTGTGGCACCATAGTCGCCGTCGTTCCAATCACTTCCTCGCTAATCACTTTGATTGCCAAATCACCGTTTTCCCCGGCGACCCCGAACCCCCTCCTACGCTTTCCCGCCCCGCCGCCTTCATTATTGCACTCATCACGTGCGAGCTGCAAGAACAACAGTCGCAGCGGCAGCAGAGCGGCAGAGACAACAGAGCCAGCAATTGTAACAACAACCGCACAATCAGTAGCCCCACTCTGCCGCCCACACCCACCCTTTCCCTTGCGTTTTCCCTTGATTTCCCTCTGCCTCTCCGCGCTGCGTACTGCGTAAAATCAGTCGATGGTTTTCGCTGGCTATTGAAGTTTTATTGGGCAGCGACGCCAAGGAACAGTGGCGGTCAAGACAATAGCATTCAACAAAacagaatatatttattttcttaaaagagtgtatacattttaataacttttttgTATGATTTATTTCTTATGAGAATactataaacaagaaagaaagctaactttggccagccaaagtttgtataccctttcagGTAACAGTTAAAagatatcataactaagccaaaaatgcattaatttcgattcggaaagcagttttgtgttagtttttattaatttaaaaaaactgcataccaaatttaaaattttaagaaatcaaaatttttggccatttttgctaattttaatgatgtatccccttatcaaatttcgcaaaaatggccaaaaaatcgatttcttccggacatgtctacaaagattcgcatgttaatgctgatcaagaatatatatggtttatggggtcggaaatgattccttgacttagaaaaatattatttatatatattaaaattaaaaatatcataactcggccaaaagagcattaattttaaatcggtaAACtattctgtgcaagattttctacagttaataaatctgcatacttcatttaaaaatttaaaaaattcaattttttatcaaaatcaaaaattttaatgatgtaaaaatttgcaaaaatggccaaaaaatcgatttcttccggacatgtctagaaagattcgcatgttaatgctgatcaagaatatatatggtttatggggtcggaaatgattccttgactagaaaattattattttgtattataaaatctgatttttatacccttgcagggtattataatttcagtcagaagtttgcaacgcagtgaaggagacgtttccgaccctataaggtatatatattcttgatcagcatcaacagccgagtcgatctagccatgtccgtctgtctgtttctactcaaactagtccctcagttttaaagctatctgaatgaaactttgcatatagtcttctatatgctctcactgctatatatgtcggaataagccggatcggacgactatatcatatagatgccatacaaatgttcgatatatttttggaaaaaaaattataactttgctgtttttaaacatttttgcacaatttttagatatggccattttatattatttcagaattttggtaaaaattttatgaaaatcggacgactatatgatatagctgccataggaacgatcgagaaataaataggaaaacaagaaagaaagctaacttcgacacgccgaagttcgtatacccttgcagattgcaattggatcactaaGAATCGACTCGAATGTagaattttttacatttttttaaatattttaactgccaaatttgaatttgaatttaactgccaaatttgaatttgaatttaacgacaatcagtttcagtgtgcccaggtgcagttgtaaaataatacctaaatttggattcgaagggtttgagtctccgcttacttgcgccggctcctaaatggttcgaaacttggactttttataacagtttataccagttttcagctgcttgctgctgatttctgttcgcctgttaccccaatttgggaaacgggcaatttgcatggaaatgttcggaaatttggatgggctgctgtagagatgttgttgtaaaaaggttgttgttgccatcaagctgttgttgtcggcaacaaataggtataaatgcatacaatgaaatataacagtttataccaattattatttttgcccaaaagtttttataacagtttataccagttttcagttgcttgctgctgatttctgttcgcctgttaccccagttcggaaagcggccaatttgaatgaaaagttttgctcacttccatcagtgatgctcactttcatcagtgatgcttacttccatcagtgatgctcacttccttcagtgatgctcacttccatcagtgatgctcacttccatcagtgatgctcacttccatcagtgatgctcacttccatcagtgatgctcacttccatcagtgatgctcacttccatcagtggtgctcacttccatcagtgatgctcacttccatcagtgatgctcacttccatcagtgatgctcacttccatcagtgatgctcacttccatcagtgatgctcacttccatcagtgatgttcatcactggcagctagtgagatgtaattttctaccaataatgcaaaaaaatagctagatgagcatcactgatgcacatgcGCATCACTGACATTAAGCCCGACTTTATTGACCtccaatattgaaatatagccagatgagcatcactgatgcagatgagcatcactcatgcaagtgagcaaaaattTCCATCCAATTTGGCCGTTgcccaaactggggtaacaggcgaacagaaaccagcagcaagcaactgataactggtataaactgttataaaaagtccaagtttcaaaccatttaggagccggcgcaagttagcggagactcaaaccccTTGAATCTATATTTAGgtattattttacaactgcacctgggcacactgaaactgatcgtcgttaaattcaaatttgacagttaaattcaaattcaaatttggcagttacaacatttaaaaaaatgtaacaaattctaaaaaaaaattctaaaaaatataaaaaaatctgaaaaaaaaattttaaaaattcaggcaaaattttaagaattcagaaaagttttaaatatttagaaaaacaattttaatagctgccataggaacgatcgagaaataaataggaaaacaagaaagaaagctaactttggccggAAAGaggtttgtatacccttgcaggtaacaattaaaagatatcataactaagccaaaaatgcattaatttcgattcggaaagcagttttgtgttagtatttattaatttaaaaaaactgcataccaaatttaaaattttaagaaatcaaaatttttggccatttttgctcattttaatgatgtaaccccttatcaaatttcgcaaaaatggccaaaaaatcgatttcttccggacatgtctagaaagattcgcatgttaatgctgatcaagaatatatatggtttatggggtcggaaatgattccttgacttagaaaaatattattttgtattataaaatcggattttttatattaaaaaacttcttgatttttttaaaattaaaaatatcataactcggccaaaagagcgttaattttaaatcggtaAACtattctgtgcaagattttctacagttaataaatctgcatacttcatttaaaaatttaaaaaattcaattttttatcaaaatcaaaaattttaatgatgtaaccccttataaaattttgcaaaaatggccaaaaaatcgatttcttcctgacatatctagaatgattcccctgttgatgctgatcaagaatatatatactttatagggtcggaaacgtctccttcactgcgttgcaaacttctgactgaaattataataccctgcaagggtataaaaaactattattttactattatatatattataagcTATTTACATTTGCATTGAGTAGGACCTACTCTAGATCCTCTAGGGGTTTCTTTAATGTTGCTTGAAATATATacactaaaaaactattaaataattaaattcttgaaaaaatCAACAACGAAGATAAGGACCTGGGAGTCCCATTTTTGTGATCACAACTGTAACTTCACTTCTTGATATTGCTGCTGTGCCattgatgttgctgttgtcgtTGCTGTTGCAttggttgctgctgttgtcatCGGCGGCGTCGTCGTTTCCGTTTGACATTTTGTTAACAATTTCGACCACAATGCGTTTTCATTGCAGCCCCCGAAAAAGGCTGGGTGGATACTGACGGGGGAAGGCATGCGTGTGAATGGTGAATGAATGCATGAATGAGTGCAGTGAGTGGATCGCAGAGCTGGCGGTTGTGTGGACCGGACGAAGAGGGGTTTCCTTGGCGTTAAATCAGACGACAAATGTCACGAAGCTAATGAATTGAAACGTGCCAAAGATTTGGTGTTCATAATCAAAGCAGCATTTTCAGGAGAGAAGAGGGACGAGAGgtatataaaaagtatttgTATTGTATAAATTCCAATAGATACCAGCTCCAGCAAGGGCTTCTATTCAatggaatttatttactccattccttaaattttaaattatttataatctcGTATATTTCAAAGAAAAGCGAGTAAGCAATTGAGAAGCCTAAAGGAAAATCTAGGCTTAGCTATCCAGCTTAACAGAGCATTTATTAGAATGCATACATTGATTACAGAATACAGAATGTGAAATTGCTACGAAAGATATGCATGAGAAAAAGTAAGCAATTAAAATCCTCAGTCGCGCTTTAATTGTACTGATCCACCTCGAAGACAGTGCGCTCCACGACGAACACCCTCTTGGAGCGCTTAGCGGCGATGGCGTCTGTAGCCTCATTGAAATCCACCAGAGCCTGGGTAAGCTCAACATCGCTTTGAACGGCCCTCAGGAAAGCATTAGCCTCCTCTTCTTTCTGTTCTAGCTCTGATAATTCCTTTTTGGGTGGCACCTTTTTCTTCTTGGGGTCAATCTTTTCGAGGGGTACGGTCTCCTCCTCCTTAATAGGCATACTAAGGCGTTTCTTCAGCTTCATTTCCTCCTCCCGAGCCTCGAGATGCTTGCATCTAAAAATCTCTCGCTCGAACATCTGTGGTAAAGGAATATAGCTTTGCTTTCAGGTAGTGTACAAGGTCAAAAGGACTTACCGCCATTATGAGCGACTTCTCCTTGACTGTGGCGCTTCGCATGCCTTCGTCCAATTTCAGAATAATGCAGTCTCCATTCTTGAGGCACACAGTGAGCATATGACCATCTGGCCGAAAGACCAAATTGGTGATGGCATGCGGAAACTTGACGGTCTGAAAGGGCTTTTGTTGACTCATGAGGAGATCCCAGAAGTGCAAGTTTCCGCGTTCGTCGCCGGTGACGAAGAGCGAGCAGCGACCGGTGCTCCAGGCGCCGCTGAGCAGTTGGTGCTTGCTCCGGAAGTAGAAGGTGCTCGGGCAGTTTTTCACCTCCTCCGACCAGATGCGCGCGCGCCAGTCGCCGATGAGCAGGAAGTTCTTCACGAAGAACGGATTACGCATAACGCTGCGGATGGGGCCGGCGAACATCGGATAAGCAGCTATAATTGTGTCCTGTGGCGTGAGGCCCTTCCGGTTGCCCACGAACACGTAGCCCATGTCGGTGCCAATGATGTAGCGCACCGGAATCGTATACTCAAACTCCATGACGGTAACCCCGTGCGCGTCCTGACGGTTCTGCACCAACTCGGGAAACGGCTCGGCCAGCACCTCGTTCACCGGCATTACCATGTCCCGAGAGTCCCAGTACTTAATGGACCCGTCCAGCGAGCCTGTGTAAAACTCGGTGTTTGCCTTGTTGTGCACCCAGCACAGGGCCGATGTCTCCTCTCGATGGGAGGCCTCCAGCGGACATATCCTTTTTGGAGCTCCCATCTCGGCGGTCTCCCAGTAGCACACCTGGCCGTTGTTAAGGCCACCCACCATGTAGTTCTCGTCGCGCATACAGACCTTGGCGATCTGCACCAACTTGTCGGAGTCATAGTGGGCCACCGGGCGTGTGGGGTCGTCCACGTCCCACACGTAGAAGGCATTGCGGTTGTCGTTGCCAAAGTCAGGCAACATGTTGAGGAGCTTCTGGTTGCCAGCGTTAACGTACGACAGTACGAACTGGTTCGGGTCAGTGTTCAGCCATTCGCACATGGTCAGCTTGCGCTGTGGTAACCACAGGTCGTGGAAGACGTTGATGCCTCTGGCATTTAAACGCACCTTGAGTCCGTGTCCAAGGTCCTCTGGCAAGTCCTTGAAATAGTCCTCATAGATGTTAATTGAGTTGTTCTGGGAGCTGATCGTCATCACATCGCGGATTAGCTGGTTCACTTCAATGCCCCACGAGTCCTCCCTCTCGACCTTCTTGCGGTAGCGCAGTGTGGACTCTTCGTCCATAACGTTCACCTCCTTGATGTTCCAGCCGCCCTCGTAGTGGTTAATACCGTGCGAGTCCAAGACCACGTTGTGTGTAATGATCGAGGAGAGCGCCATCTGATCGGATAACTGCGTGCCCTCGTTAATAGGATTGCGCAGGATGTACTTCAGGCGCATGCGTCCGCTCGGCTGAATGCTGAGGATCATCTCGTTGCGGTCGGTGAAGAGGCACTGGCGTCCGAAGCGGCGGCGCTCCCGCAAAATAGTTAATGAGTTGCCCAAGGTACCCATAGCttttaggtttttatttttagattgtATATTAGGAAAGAAtcttgaaatttatataagcTGAGCACagtatttttgataaatttatcGCAGTAGAtgtggaaaacaaaaaacggaattatttaaagaaattcaaCTTGACACTAAAAAGCAAACTTTATTTCTTCTTACAAATTCAATATAAAAGTAAAAGGTTGTTTGCAGGATCAACAGAGTCAAATGGAGTCATCTGAAGTCATCATCATTTTTCCTTCTCCTCTGTTAAATAATAAGTAAACAGGGCCATGGGGATTttgttaatataataataatatcaacGGTTTACTGTTCTAATCTAAAAAATCAAATCGTGTCCTTGGTGGCTTGCAATCAGATCCTGGGGCGCCATCAAATCGTTGCAACAACGTTGGGTTTAGCAGCTATCTTAAATGACTTATGTCAGACATATTCCGGCTTGGAGACTTTCAGGGGACCCACCCGCTCATTGCCAGCTGGCTGAGCAAGGACAAGGCCACGCACGCAGTTGGGCACCCAGAAGCCACCCACAGGCCAGCCCCTCATCAGTGGCAATGTGGCAACATTGTGCAGCTTTTTACCCCTCTCCGGAGACACTGACATTGCAATTCCGCCTGCCATTCTTTTTCAAGC
It contains:
- the LOC108082694 gene encoding dynein intermediate chain 3, ciliary, with the protein product MGTLGNSLTILRERRRFGRQCLFTDRNEMILSIQPSGRMRLKYILRNPINEGTQLSDQMALSSIITHNVVLDSHGINHYEGGWNIKEVNVMDEESTLRYRKKVEREDSWGIEVNQLIRDVMTISSQNNSINIYEDYFKDLPEDLGHGLKVRLNARGINVFHDLWLPQRKLTMCEWLNTDPNQFVLSYVNAGNQKLLNMLPDFGNDNRNAFYVWDVDDPTRPVAHYDSDKLVQIAKVCMRDENYMVGGLNNGQVCYWETAEMGAPKRICPLEASHREETSALCWVHNKANTEFYTGSLDGSIKYWDSRDMVMPVNEVLAEPFPELVQNRQDAHGVTVMEFEYTIPVRYIIGTDMGYVFVGNRKGLTPQDTIIAAYPMFAGPIRSVMRNPFFVKNFLLIGDWRARIWSEEVKNCPSTFYFRSKHQLLSGAWSTGRCSLFVTGDERGNLHFWDLLMSQQKPFQTVKFPHAITNLVFRPDGHMLTVCLKNGDCIILKLDEGMRSATVKEKSLIMAMFEREIFRCKHLEAREEEMKLKKRLSMPIKEEETVPLEKIDPKKKKVPPKKELSELEQKEEEANAFLRAVQSDVELTQALVDFNEATDAIAAKRSKRVFVVERTVFEVDQYN